The Schistocerca gregaria isolate iqSchGreg1 chromosome 1, iqSchGreg1.2, whole genome shotgun sequence genome includes a window with the following:
- the LOC126312625 gene encoding uncharacterized protein LOC126312625, which produces MAGVCRVLVVAAAVVGAHPMVAPPQGFTWHQSHQLLSVGQSQLQQLPPAPPLPTQLFLLLLHWYPVSLPETTTPEATEPPDQQKGTSESWQGGVEGDRQTESLTMTTKTAAKADSGAAVVARAVTDTTTRNKGLLSFINVPDIPCPEGQLRDSAGNCRDVW; this is translated from the exons ATGGCTGGCGTCTGCAGAGTCCTCGTGGTGGCCGCGGCAGTGGTGGGCGCGCACCCGATGGTGGCGCCGCCTCAGGGCTTCACCTGGCACCAGAGCCACCAGCTGCTGTCCGTGGGGCAGTCTCAACTCCAGCAGCTGCCGCCAGCTCCGCCTCTGCCCACTCAGCTGTTCCTCCTACTGCTCCACTGGTACCCTGTGAGCCTACCAGAGACTACAACACCAGAAGCCACCGAGCCACCAGACCAGCAGAAAGGAACAAGTGAAAGTTGGCAGGGTGGTGTGGAAGGGGATCGACAAACAGAG TCTCTGACGATGACTACAAAGACGGCGGCGAAGGCAGACAGTGGGGCTGCGGTGGTAGCCAGAGCTGTCACGGACACGACGACGCGGAACAAGGGCCTGCTGAGCTTCATCAACGTGCCCGACATCCCGTGTCCTGAGGGACAGCTGCGCGACTCTGCAGGAAACTGCCGAGATGTCTGGTGA